The region atcaaaagagggcgctaatAGTTTGTACTCagtatggggggggggcacattaTGGCAACCGTTGTATTAAAGTTGTAGCAGAAGTTTAGGAGCaagaacatctgacgtcacacttcgaggctcgtgaataacgccagagacctgtcTCCAGACCGGCTTGTATTTTCACCTCAAATTatattgcggacgtgacagcagtgTACTGTTTGAGCACATGGAAAGCtaatgtcactgcacgtttacaATGATACTATTGTATCAAATGGAATCAAAActacaaaaatggttttaaCAAAGCacttttagaagaaaaaaaccctcgATTTTAACACaggaaatgaagaaaacaaagttggaGTAACTAATCTCGTTGTCCGTTGTAACTCTTACAATTGAAGAACAAAGAATTTTGCAAAAATGGTTCCCATGTAGATGAAGGCCGTGTAGCAGCCGTTGAGGGCAGTAGCACCACATGTGACCGTGACTCTCGTAGGATGTTCAGATACCAACATATCTTTGTAGGTGTTTCTTGAGCCATTGTTCGGCGCTGGCACAACGCCAAGAATCTCACACATTAAAGAGTAAATATTCACCTGGaatgaaacaatattttgaaatattgttaatttccaaaatgtttacattgtcaaggaatatttttattataattatttttttcaaaaacaacaagTCATTATTAGTGGTTGCTAAGAGCAAGCTCAAGTGCGCACATGTTAGTCGACTACTGACCAGTAACGTACATGCACAATGACCCACTTACTCGAACGACTagtttggaagtctagtcaaccattGCCTTCCGCGTTTTCACtttagtgtcactggttcccctttTCGCTTTCcacatgttagcatggaacaggtttttgggaccagtgaagaaaccattgTCCCGAGGCTCGTTCCAAATggacagtagtcaaccaatggtcgaccagcccgggttcgagtcaaaatagtcaacattAAACCATGGTGCACGCTCGAACTTTCTCTAAATATTCTTACCGATTCAAAATGATTGGCGAGGTATCCATGTCTGAAGCTAGGTCCCTGAGCGTAGAACAAAGACTTCATTGTCATGTCGTCATTGTCGTAACCATGACCTGCTGCTGACACATTGTCAACTCTCTGTAGAATGAAAGTTATCAAATCAAAAATTCCATCGGTGGAGTCCAGATATATTGTTCAAAAACACTGGACCCCTTTGTTAATTGTCAGAGACCTTCTCTCTTGGTTtctcgcaacatatgcataaaataacaaacctgtgaaaatgttggcccaattggtcattgaaggtGCAGCTAGACTTTGgtaataatatgcctgtgatttttgaaaaacatgtgattttttctggaaacaataataataattttaataataatacagcatttataaagcgcactaAATCTGTggaacattcaaaggcgctggtcaaagaacaagaagaaaactTCGCTCAATATCTGCAAaggctaatctgaagagatgggttttgagagaatgttggaatcgagagatgtcatgtgtgtccttgagatgttgaggcagaaagttccagaggcggggtgaaatgttactgaatgCCCTGTCCCCATAGCTGGATAAACGGGTCAGAGGAACATAGAGCATGCTGCCCTCAGACCCGGCCTGACACTACGGGGCTGAATCATGTTCTGTATGTAGGTAGGGGATAGCCCATGGGGTGCCTTGAATGTCAGAAGGATGATCTTGTATTGGATTCTGGAATGAATGGGTAACCAGTGGAGATTGTGTAAAATAGGAGAAATGTGTGAAGATATTTTGGTACCGGTCAGTAATCTTGCTGCGGCATTTTGGACAGATTGTAGGTGATGAAGTGTGAACTACCGATTATACACTGCTTAATttaaacacatcggtgtatattaaTATTggcatccccgatgcaaatttaatatctactAACTATTTGACAATGTTGCTCATTTCATACCATGGAGAATGTGAATAATAAGTTATAAGAATTATCTTACCGGAAACATAGTCCATCCTATGTCCATGTACCCAATCAGAGCCAGATTTCGTGGGTTGTTACCGTAGTGAAATCTTGAAGGAAACTCTTCTTTCTTAAAGATGTTGATCGATGGATGGGCACGTGACAGGGTGCTGTACACCTATTGGTCGGGAATTCACAAGCAAACATTGTTAGTGAAAATGTGTACCCTGTATCGACTTCATTTTAGTGCTGTGCGTGAGTGGGAGAGTTtctgtttttgcttttgttCTAGTTCTCGACGTTTCAACAAGGCCTGTTCTGTGGCCTTCATGTGGAGATTCGTCAATtcttattgttaaacattcacAAGCAACTAATTCATCTGTTAGTTGTATGTCTTTAGCGAATTAGATAAACATAAACATTTAAGCCCGATTAAATAATTATACcattcccatgaaatatgtaaattccGTATAGCGCATGCGCACACACATTTTGGTTGGCCAAAATTAGGGAACATTGCGCTGTTTTGTATGCGGCTCAAGGCGGCGTGAAACAGAGGCAATGGTACGTCCGTGTAATACACATCTCCATAGCTTTTGCCAACCACTAGAGGGTCTGTCTGCATATGTAATGtaatttgcttatttttatTGGAAAGGTCATAGGTTACCTCCTCAAGTGCGCCCTGTACAGGTTGAATCTGAAATATTGACCCACCGTCGGAAACGAGCATACCCACTTTCGATTCGTCGATGTAATCAAACAAAGAAAGTGCCTTATCGCCGGAGATCTTAGCCATTCCATGATCACTCGCTACAATGAAGTTTAAATTGTCTCCAACATTTGAATCTACCGCTATCTTGGCTAGAATATAACTTATAAGTTCGTTGACTTCACCAGCCACCCTTTCCGTTTCTTCACTGAAACCCGTATAGTGGAGAGCATCGTCGAGCTTCCCGACgtacaagaaaacaacatcCAAGTTATCTTCATAGAGCCAGTCAAAGACCACTTCTGCGCGATCTATGAGGTTTTGGTACACCTTGGTGGAGTACCCGATGTAGCAATTAGGAAGGATGCCGTCGATCGGCGTTTGACCCCCGGGATACATGAAGCTGCCCGCGCTAAGACCCTGAGTGATTGCCGTGATCCAGAGCGGCTCACCGGCAAAGTTAAACCACCACGTGGAATTCATAGTTTCGCTCCATCCACCTGTCATTTCGTGTGTGGCTGCGTCAAAGGCTAAGTTATGGACAACACCGTGACTTTCAACGTAGAGACCTGCAAAAACAGACAAGTAAATTAAAGTTTCTGGTGAACAAAATATGATGTTATCTGACTTTAAACTTCAAAACATGCGTTTCAGTATTGATCTGAATCCGATTCCTGTGAGGCCTAGCCCATTTGAGGGTCAGTTTTTGTTAACCACTTCCGGGTCATTCTGATCCAGAAATGATCCAGAGTCTCCTGGATCCAAAACCCGGGTCAATCTGACCCGCGAATGGTCGGAGCGTAATATAccaattaatttgttattaatacaaataattatgtgCAACTACTTGTTTTATTCTGGGTTTGTACAACTCAGCAGTGATCAAAATTAATTGCATGAAAATTACTCTAAAAATCggatgttttaaaaattaaaaacgtgAATTTCTTTGTGTTAATGGTGTGTGAAGccttgcatggtgtggagaattaGAGTACCTATAAATGTatatatgaatagtaaacttgcgggtacaaccaagtGTAGAATCTcctttgaaggagtggtggctctgaaaatgagacagtttggtctcgacgtttcgaaacAGTATACTCTAATCGTACCCACCAGTAGCGATGGAGAACATGCTGGGTGCTGACTTAGTAACAAAGACACCGTCCAACCATTCAGCGCGGACCCCATTCTGTGCAATCTTGTCCAGGGCCGGCATCTCGTACCCAAGACGGTCCCATCGGAGTCCATCCACGAGGAGAAATAGGATCTTCTCCTAAAAAAATGTTGATCAAAATAGTTCTCAAGATGTCGAATGACAGCATCATCTAAAAGGCAACTATTTATAGCTCATGCCTATAATATTGTAAAGCTGGACGTTACTTTAACAACATCCAAGAATTGTCAGGGACAGCACCAAATTGAAAGCAGTTGCAGCATAACCAGTGATTCTACATGGCCCGATTTCAAAGAGCTACcgagcacaaaaaattgctcagcatgaaatttcttcctttacttgataacaacaaaattaccaaccaaatttctttctgttgcatattgcttgttactggtattcagctgttgtttgatcATCCTGAAAATCGCGTGGGCATTTGGTTGGTAGCCTAATCTTGTTTTATTAGgcacaaatttcatgctaagcaaatatttgtgcttagcatgaaattgggccctggtgtacTATTTGAAGAGGCCGGGGGAAGTGTATTAAATCTAGTGTAGCATACAAGTTGgagtttgatttcaaaatgACGAACACGCGTGCAGCCATTGCTTATCCCAAAACGACTCTGAACCTTTTTCTGccagctgtttttgtttttgcgaaCTTTAGTCTAGCACCCTGACCCGACgtacatgttcatgttttgtaaaTATTCTTATCAGAATAATGATCACACTTCTTAAAGGAACTGGGCACGTTTTGTAACTGTCAAAGGACTAGTGTTCTTCACTTGTGTGTATCCCCAAGATGCATACAAAACCATATCTGTGGGAATTTAGGCTCagctggtcatcgaagttgtaaaaaaaaatgggggggtaCCCTTATCGCAAAAATtgtgtgtgctgtcagatgcctgaaaagggGGCTCCAGGCCCGAAGTCTTTATCGGACttaattattttagtaagaaattattttgagtaattaccaataggatCCAGTGCCTTAAACTGTTTGGAAATCAGTTCAACCCTGACCCGGCACAACTCAGCCCCAACTCCGTATTATGACATTGCATCgggtaaaataataaaacaaaaaaatagttattttcGTCCAAGTATTGCCTTTTTCGGCTTCGGCTTCGGTGtcggattcggctcaggctagctagGCCCCAGTTGTTTTGACTCTATGCGTGCTATGCGTGATATGCGTTCAGGGATTCAGACCAGCGAACGTTCGAGCCTGTAGTCgagtccaaagccaaagccgacGGAAAACAGACTGATCTTTTACGCAACATACACAATATTGGTTCCTTATCACGTATAACCGACTTACG is a window of Asterias rubens chromosome 21, eAstRub1.3, whole genome shotgun sequence DNA encoding:
- the LOC117304405 gene encoding ectonucleotide pyrophosphatase/phosphodiesterase family member 7-like → MDKAFCLGLLVLLTSLVNSQQKTPTEKILFLLVDGLRWDRLGYEMPALDKIAQNGVRAEWLDGVFVTKSAPSMFSIATGLYVESHGVVHNLAFDAATHEMTGGWSETMNSTWWFNFAGEPLWITAITQGLSAGSFMYPGGQTPIDGILPNCYIGYSTKVYQNLIDRAEVVFDWLYEDNLDVVFLYVGKLDDALHYTGFSEETERVAGEVNELISYILAKIAVDSNVGDNLNFIVASDHGMAKISGDKALSLFDYIDESKVGMLVSDGGSIFQIQPVQGALEEVYSTLSRAHPSINIFKKEEFPSRFHYGNNPRNLALIGYMDIGWTMFPRVDNVSAAGHGYDNDDMTMKSLFYAQGPSFRHGYLANHFESVNIYSLMCEILGVVPAPNNGSRNTYKDMLVSEHPTRVTVTCGATALNGCYTAFIYMGTIFAKFFVLQL